TCCAGATCGGTAACCAGTAGCATTGTTATTCTCTGTCGTTATGCATGCGCGATAAACGGTGTCACAGCCTCTTTGGCGGCATTACAGACCATATTGTCGATTGCCGTGCCGACGACCAGAATATTGACCCCAGTGTCCTTAAACGCTTTGGCATTGGCGAGGTTAATACCGCCTTCTGCCAGCGTAGGGACATCTACCGCGCTAACCAGTGCCCGAAGACGATCTTTAATCACCTGCGGGATATCGCCTGCCGCCACGCCTTCATAGCTCATACCGGTCATCAGGCCAATCATATCGACACCGATCTCCTGCATGCGCTTCGCCACGCTGGCGACCTCTTCCGGGGTGCGTGCCGGAATGCCGAAGGTATGCAGATCGTCCGGATGACCAATGTAGGCATCAACGGTCAGGCCATACTGATGGGCGAGGTTGACGATATCCTGCAGGTCGTCCCAGTCAGATTTGTGGGTGTGTAAACCGTCGGCCCCGGCGCGGGCAATCTCCAGAATCTCCGTTTCACTGAGCGGGACGGGCAGCGTTTCGGTAAATCCACCCGCAATACCTACGGTGATGAAGATGTCGTCTGGTACCACATTACGTACACCGTGTACCGCTTCAGCCATCTGACCGTTGGTGATTTCGTGGCGGATTTGCTCCGCCGCGTGCATGTTGCTCACCCCCTTGTGCCCACGCGCCAGCGCCAGCGCAGGGTGATTCGGCTCCAGCAGCTTCACGCCAGCCTCGCAGACCGCTTTCGCCAGCCGCGCATCGTCTCCGGTGATCCCCGTGCTGAGGATGGTTTGCCCGCCGTGCAGTGCGATGGCATCTCTTACTTTCTGTAACGCTTTGGCGCGTTTTTTATTCATATCGCCTTTAAACATGGTGTACCTCTGG
The DNA window shown above is from Citrobacter farmeri and carries:
- a CDS encoding histidine biosynthesis protein, with amino-acid sequence MFKGDMNKKRAKALQKVRDAIALHGGQTILSTGITGDDARLAKAVCEAGVKLLEPNHPALALARGHKGVSNMHAAEQIRHEITNGQMAEAVHGVRNVVPDDIFITVGIAGGFTETLPVPLSETEILEIARAGADGLHTHKSDWDDLQDIVNLAHQYGLTVDAYIGHPDDLHTFGIPARTPEEVASVAKRMQEIGVDMIGLMTGMSYEGVAAGDIPQVIKDRLRALVSAVDVPTLAEGGINLANAKAFKDTGVNILVVGTAIDNMVCNAAKEAVTPFIAHA